CTGGGTCACTTTTTGGCTACCAGCAGTCCCCTGCCCTGGAAGACTaccagggtggcactggggacagccagcatgGAGGCAAAGGTCGCTGTGAAGGGGACCTGGCCGtgatcccagatcccatcagagcagctcatccctgctcccacccaaTGCAGCTgtgagctccctgtgcccccagcaggTGGTTCTTTCACtagcagcagtgggaaggggagCTGGCAGCGCTTCAATGGCTTGGCCACTGCCTTGCTGGGCAAGAAATATTAGTGACATTTGGAAGTGAGAGAGGGAAGAAGGCACAGCAGGAGAATGAGGAGCCCGAGCAGCAGTTTTCCATTGACCCCTTGTCAGGATCCTAGTCTGTGGGAGTGGGCCTGGCTGCTGTTCAGCATTGCTCCCCACTCTGAGCCTGTGGGGAAGCAGGAGGATGCTGGCTGCCACTGCACAGCTGGCCAGATGCAGGGACACATCCTTCCTTGGTGGGCATAAATGCCTGGTGCTGGGTGCAAGTAATTTAGTAACATAATTATTATAGTTTACCTTTTTtatcccccctccccctttgCTGGTGTTTTTAGGTCTGGGCAGGAACCTGATAGACTGGCCACAATGTCTCTTCATGGTGCAAGAGTTGCTGCTCTCCTTGCTTGGGTAAGTTCCCACCCTCTGCTGGAGCTTGCTGCAGAGGTGGGACATGCTGCTGCTAGCTCTGGCAGCTTTGGGACACGATGCTGGGGCTTATCACAGGAGGGACTGTGGCTGGGGCAGGCCCTAGGGTAGTCCAGTTCCTACTGTTCCGGGGCAGGTGGGTGTTTGCAGGAGAAGCCTTGCTCACCCTTCCTGTTGAGTAACCAGAAATGCTGGAATGGCTTGGTCTGGTCATGGAAACTGCCTGGGAGATGGAGCTGAGCCtgaagcaggcagcagctgtaCTGCAGAGGGGTTGTTGGATCTGTCTCACAAAGCACTGGTGTGTCCAAGTGAAAACTCATAGAATGGTTAGGGTTAGAAGGGGCTTTTAAGCTCATTCAACTGGaatgccctgccatgggcagggagaccTCCCACTACACCAGCTTGCTCCAAACCACATCCAGCCTAGCCTTGAACTCTTCCAGAGATAGGGCAGCCAtggcttctctggacaaccctctcagggaagaatttcttcccaatatcccatctaacctgCTCTCTGCtagtgggaagccattccctcttgtcctgtcattccAGGCCTTTGTCCAAAGTCCCTTTCCTGCTCTTatggagcccctttaggcactggcaggggctctgaggttcCCTGGAGGGTTCTTTTATTCAGTCTGAACACCCCCAGgtctctcagcctctccaggGAAGAGGGGCTCCAGCAGTGTGATAAATGGGACCTGTGCCAGACTTTCAGACATGGAGCTGTGGGGATCATGTTCATCTGTTCTCTGGGAAGGGGTGGTTTAAAGGGGTGGATTTCACTCCCAGACCAGTCttgctgtcccctgccaggacTGGAGGTGATGAGTGGCACAGCACAGTGTTGTCTTGGTTTCTGCCTTCTGACTGTCCCACCTCATTTCTAGGTGAACAGCACAAAGGTTTGTCCTGATCCCCTCAATGatctgtcccagctccaggactGTAGTGTCTTCATCAGAATTATCCACAAAATGTGAGTATGGGGAGCTGTGTACAAATTTCAGACCCACAGCTGGgtctgtgctgtccctggagccATGGCCTCAGCCCCCAGGAGCTAAAAGGCTCCTGTCttgggcgggggggggggaggtCTTGGGGTATTTATTCCTCCTCTGGCCTATGAGATGCTGATATCTCCATCTCCTCTATGGCACTGCACAGCTGGGgtctgcctgcagagctcttgggtcccacagagctgcccagggaatgttTTGGTCAGAGTTCCTGTCATTTGAGACTTGTTATCACATCTGGCACTTAACATCTGGGTTTGCTTCTGGTATTGAAGAAAAGACCTGAGTGCTGcaccagtggcacaggggttcctgcagctgcactgaTCATTATCCATTTCTGTTGATGCTGCTCTGGTGAGGGAACAGCTCAGCAAGTTTTCCTGAGTGGCAGCCTTGGGATCCTGAGGAAACCTTGTATCTGGAAAGCAGTGTAAAGAATGACAGTTTGTGCCTCATGACATGCTTCTGTTGCCTGGGGatgtcaggctgctgctgagtaTAGTGTGGTCAGGATGGAGCCTttgtgctctgccctgggacctgaggtggctgggctggggtgggaggaaTGCCTCCTTCAAGAATCGTgtttgttccctgggagcaagGGGCAACCAAAATCTGCAGGCCATAATAGGCATCAGAGGTGGGATGAAGCCTGGTGGTTAAGGAGCTGGCAAAACAAATTGAGAGGGTGTGAGGCTACCATGCATTACTTTCAAACCCTTCCGGTGGGAGGCTCACTGGGAGCCTGTCTACTATAATTACCTCCTGCATGGGGTAAGGAgagcctgcctggagcagggatctgCCTGCAGtgggtggggaggaaggagctgcctgCACCACAGATATATTTAGTCAGACCTGGTTAATCTCCTGGGCCTGTGCTCCAGCTTGGATTAGTAGGGATCCTGGTGGCACATGCTCTCTAAAGAGGCCTGGCCATTTCTTGATAAagtggggtggcagcagggcagctgccacAGCAACTGGCTGATCTGAGGACCTCCTGGTGCCACAAGGGGAAGTCCGTGAGGAGGAGCAAATCCTTGtggcagcccctgtcccagACCAGGTTCCTGGTTTTGGCACCTTGGGAGTAAGTGACAGTACTGAAGCAGTGCTGGTCAAGCATGATTGGTGTGGGTTTTGGGCATGCCATTTCTGAGCTGCAGTTGGGTTCAATAACTCTTGCgagtcctttccaactcaggatattccatgaacTGGTGGCTACTCAGGAACAGTGTAGTCACAAGTAAGTGCATGAAGAAGCCTCAgcctccccaaaatccagcaaGAAAAGCCTGAGGCTCCAGGCATGGACTGGCCCCTGTGGTGCTTCCTGGCCAGTGGGGCCACCATaagctccctgtgctgtgctggatgctggggctggcaggcagAATAGGAAGCAGTGCCCATGGGGGGATGtcagctgcccagctccagctgctgtcccagcaggggGATTCCAGGGGATTCCACTCCCATGCGTCTTGTGGTtggtcctggctgtgctggccctggtgtgggggcagaaggcagagcagtgcccCAGAGCCTGCCCCTGGCTCAGCAAACCCTACTGCACAAAACTCAGCGCTGGCCTAATCCCTCCAGAAGGAGTTAATGCAAACTCTGCACTCTTCCAGCCACGGGAGCAAGGAGGGGGagtctgtgctggagcagccgcTGCCAGAGAGGATCTCCTTCATCCATGGTTTCCTGCAGAGTAAGACCCTCCGCTGGTGCTGGGGAAAGCGACTGCCCCTGCTCGGTGCCCCTGACCTCTGAGAGAGTCTGGTCTGCTGTCTGCAGCTTCCCTCTCCACAAAGTGACCCCCTCACCCCACATCAACAGCTTTGCGAGGTGccagcagctttcctgcagcagcctgtggaaGGGGAAACTTCCAGATGGAAATCCTTATCAGAGCCTGGGTTCAGAGCAAAGGAGGTCATGGGTGTGAAGGGCAGGGTGCCAGTGTCTGTTCTGGTGATGCTGCCTGGAGCAGTTTTCCTAGTTGGGTACCTGGAGTCAAGCTCTTCAAATCCCAGTTGAAAACCTTTACCCAAGCAGAAATCCTTGGAGGGGAAATGGGAAGTATCTCACACTCttgctcagcctttcctcaaGGGAAGACACCATATCTCACCTCATATCCCACACAGAGAGCTCTCTCTGCTGATGTTGGAGGGGAGATGCCAAGGTGGGGAGGCTGGGATTTAGGGTGGAATTCCAGGGAGGGGAATGAAAGTTGGTCAGAGTTAATGGCCAAGGCTGACCACTGGGATCTCAGCTCTGGAGCCCATCCTGCCCCAtgtcccttctccctggggATGCATTACAGTGCCCTCCTGGCCATGAGTGCCACCTCAGGGGAGGCAGTGTGCCCAGTGGCTCCTGTGTGACTGGGAATTCTGCTTCATGTTGCAGAGCACTGCCGGCACAAATTGGCTGCAGAAAACCTTGTCTCTGCACAGAAACTCCTGGATGGAGAGGAGCTGGCACTGGCCAAGGTAACTGTGTAGCATGTTTTAGTCCCAGATGGCACCAATGTGCTTGTGACTGGCCTGGGGTTACtcatgcttttcctgccttgctcaggtgGCCGTGCTGCTCCTATATCACACCTCTATGAGTTCCAAGAACTCTGGGGACTGGAATGAATTTGACTACAAGACCCAGGTAATCTCTTTGGGGTTCCTCCTCTGGATCTGGCGTGCAGGGGGAAGCAGTGGTTCCTTTGGGGGAAGGTGCTCTGGGACTTGCTCTCCTGGGTCTCATTGAAAGACGATGTGGAGTGGGCACTGTGGTGCTTACTGGTGGTTTTGGGCTATCAAAAGCTTGTGGCAGGCaagtgtgggcagcagcacaggcaggcagggagctgccccaCGCCTGCTGTGGTGTTGCCTGTGacctgcagcagagccactAACTGCAGCTCCTCCAACACAGGTTGAACTGGCATCAATTGTCAAATTTGTGCTGGATAATGAGGAGTGCCTGAATGAGAATCTGGAACCATTTCTGCAAAGGAAAGGTAAGTGCTGGGCctggcttttcctcctgtttgtgctgctgtagCTGCCTAGCCATAAAGGCTGCTGCACAACCCAGATGTGCTCAGCTACAAAACAGTCCCCTATAAACTCCCAAGAGTAGGGCTACCTCTGACCTGCTGGCTCTTCCTACTCAGCAGTacctcagcctttccctggaggagaggagcaggtggGATGCTGACAGTCTTGTGGGAGCAGAGTTACTGGGGAAGGACTGTGtagcaggagggatggggatgtAGGGCAGGTTTATGGCTTCCTCTGTTGGCTGTTCCATCCCTACTGTAATTTGTGGTTCCTGTGCCTCTGAGATTTTAGCTGCTCAGCCTCTTAGATATTAAAGATCACAGCCTTCTTctccctttttatttccagcAGAGCCTTCCTTGTCCAGtgtgtccagcagcagctctgaggaacaTTCCCCACTGTTACCTCTCCCGCACAAGCGAGAGGTGCatttcctggagctgcagaggatcgcctccttccccagcaccaaGTACGTGCCctgcctcctggctgccagggaacaTGAAGGAAGGGAGGGGTGGGTAGGGCGGCTTTTGGGACCTGCAGGTGTAGCCAGGCTGCACGCTGACTCCCTGGAATGCCCTGTTCTGCCTCGGTGCTCTCCTGCTGCACGTTGCTCCGGCATGATGTGGGGATGAATGGATGATGGATGTGAGCTTGGGCTCTAGCTCCTTTTAGCATCTTGGAAttgttcaggttggaaaagccctctgagaccatcgagtccaactgtGCCCTctgcactgccaaggccaccgtTAAACCATGTCTCCAAGTGGAGTCATTTTTCCATATTTGCCCCTGGAGGCCTCCAATGAAAGACCAGCTTTTATATTACCTCCTTTATTGAAATTTGTTTTGTATGTGTGTTGTTTTGTTCCTAGATTTTTAAGGCAGCAGTCCCTTGGGGATCCAGGCAGGAGAACCTGCCCCAGAGATGGGGGTAGCAGAGTGGGTCTGGCTGCATGGGGCCTAGGCTGGCTCAGGATAATCCAGCTTGTGTGTGTCTCCTTGCAGTCTGCCCAGCACTCCATCTTCGCCCATGGGGGATATCATGCAGACCCCCCAGTTTCAGCTGCGGAGGCTGAAGGTGCAGCTGGCTtttgagagaaagaaacaggaagagCTGGAGGTGGAGGTGGCGGAGAATCACAAGCTCGTCATGGAGAAGGGTCAGTACCAGCACATcctggggtgcagggagggctctggggcagAGATCTGCCCTTGTTTCTCTGACTTTTCTTTTGTGACCCCACCACAACTCTGCTCATGCATGGTCCATCCTGCCATCCTGCCATGCCAACTTGGAGTGAGACTCCAAGTTCCTTCTTCCATATTGTATTCCCTTATATATCCTGGCAACAAAAGCCCTTACTGAAGCAACACCtatgctgagcagcagcactggtagCCTGGCTCTTTgatctcctgctgcagagggtttctgtgcagaaatgctCTTGTGGGAGTTTCAGGTGACATGAAAAGTTGGTAATGGGCCCTTTCTTGCCCCCTTCCCCAGATGCTCAGATCACCACGATGCAGCAGCAGATTGATCGCTTGGTTAAGCTCAATGAGAAGCAAGCTGAAGACCAGCTGGAGCCCAAAGAaatggaggagctgagggagaagAATGAGAGGTAATCCTCCAGGAACATCCACTCCTTCCTCCTAGGTGGGACCTTGTCACTCCCACATCCCCAGACTCTATGTTGTCTGTCTCTTCCCTAGCAGTGCATGAAACAGGGGAGAAAGCAAACCTTCtcattcctctgctgctggggagaagACAGTAGGCACAGAATCAAAAAAGGGTCTGGGTTAGAAGATTAAAGCTCATTCAGCTGGAATGCctagccatgggcagggacaccttccactagaccagattgctccaagccccctcctacctggccttgaatacttacagggatggggcaaccacagcttgTCGagacaacctgtgccagggcttcatCACCCtctcagggaagaatttctgccCAATATCTGATCTCACCCTGTCCTCTGTCAGTGGAAgaccattccctcttgtcctgtcactccagacTCTTGTCCAAAGTCCATTTCTGGCTgtcttggagcccctttaggtgCTGAAAGGTGCTCTGTGGcgtccccagagccttctcaactccaggctgaacacctcCAGGTCTCTCCAAGTCTGTCTctagagcagaggggctccagcagcccttggagcatctcctcTGGACTTGCCCCAGCAGCTTCACATCCTTGTGATACTGAGGACATCAGAGCcggaggcagctctgcagatggGGTCCcaccagagaggagcagaaTCCTCTCCTCCCTTGTTGCCCACGCTGTGGGATCAGCCCATGACACAGCTGTGCCACCATCACGCTGCCCATGCCCTCAGGGCAGTTATGGCCCGCAGCCCATTTTTATTGCAGTGGGCATGGATCCAGTTCCAAACCATGCAGCCTTTCTAACAGCCCACTCTTAATCCAAACCCTGCATGGGAGCAGTTATTCCTGTTATGTGAAAAGGGTGTGCTGCTTTTGTGGGTCTCACCTGCCCTGGAAAAGGGGAAGCTTTCAGGGTGATCCTGGAACTCCTGACTTCAGCCCATTTCCCAGGCCTTTACTTTGATCCCATGTACTGGGCTTTGTCACACTCTTGAAATCACCTGTCACACTGCATCCTGGTCtttgctctgtccctgtgccattGTTTACTCAGGAAGGCTGCCCAACCTGCACTGGAAATGCCATGTCTTTTTTTGTCCTTCCCTCATTTATTTCCCTTTGCAGGGGTGTGGTTGGAGtcccacagctgcctctgctctcagTTTGGAGCAGTTGGGCTTCTGCAAAGCACAAACATTGCTTATCTCTATTCTCCTTTGTCACCTGTTGGGACCCAGTTTTAGAGCTGGGTTGATGGTAGAGTCACAGCAAGGCATGGAGATCCCTTGGAACCTTTAGTTTCCGTGGCAATATCCAGCAGCACCGATCCCTGGTGATATCCTTGCCTGCTGCCAGTATGCACCACCTCCTTAACCACCTCCTTTCCCACAGCCTGGTGGGGCGCCTGCACGAGGCtttcaggcagtgccaggacctgaagactgaaaaagcCCAGATGGACCGAAAAATCAACCAGCTCTCCGAGGAGAATGGGGATCTTTCCTTCAAGGTATGGGGTGCAGTGTCCTCTCCATGTCCCCAAAACCCAGTTGGTTGTGATGGAGCCCGGAGGGAGGATTTGATGGCAGTGCTGGATGCTGGGATGTTTATGGTTCTGCTAATGCGATCTTTGACCCAGTGACCAAGCCTGCCTTGGAACTCTGGTGGGGGAATGGGGGCTGGGTGGAGCTGCCTGCATGTGGTGAACACCCAGAACCCAAGATACTCATGTGTGCTGCAGCTCTTGGGAATGGGGAAGTAGGCAGAGCCCTGAACAGCAAAGGCACACTGCCTCTCTTCTGGACTGGATGGATTTTCATTGGCAGCTGCGGGAGATTGCCAGCAATATGGTCCAGCTGCAACGAGCCCTGAACGAACTCTCGGAGGAGCACAACACTGCCATGGCTCAGTCGCAGGAAAAGCAGcggcagctggagaaggagctgcatgCAGCCCTACAGGATAAGGTCAGGGGGCCGGGGGAGTGGTGGGTGCCCCCCTGTAGCTCCCCCACAGTCCCCCCCAGCTGGGGGACACACCAACTGCAAGCAGggtgcagctgccaggagcccTCCTGCCCATTTTTGCCAGTACACAGGGAGAAGCTGTGTAACTGTCAGTTCCCGTGGGAAGCCTCTCCCTGAAACTAAGGGAGGGTTCCCCATGGTGGGACAGGCTGCTGTCCTTGCAGTGGGGAGAGAcaaagctgctggaaaagcacGGTGTCAATACTGAGTGGGTGACTGTGCCTCTCCTTGGTTGGTTGGCTCTTCTGTCTTGCACCATGCTCAGTCCCATCTCTGTTGCCAGAAATGCTCAGAAGAGAAAATCGAGATTCTGCAGGGAAAGATTTCTATGCTGGAGGACCAGTTGGCCAAGCTGGAAGAATGCAGCAcccaggagaagggagaagtCATGGGAGACATTTTGAAGGTACActggggctcctgcagcaaGGGCTTGGTAAACTGATACAgttggagagagcagcaggtgcCAGGAGATGCATGGCAAAGCCATGTGGGGCAGagtctgctgctctctgctgctggataGGGGATGTGGGGCTGAGTACTCTGGGAGAGCTCCTTTTGGGTTGAATTTGCAAATACTGCTGCCAGAGAGCTGGTGGCTTCCCCAGCCTCACACAATATTAACTGGTTGTGAAGAGAACATCTCCTGCACAGTGAAAAGGTGGTGTTTGGTCCAAGGGAGCAGTGGCACAAGGCTGAGGGAAAAGCAAGGTGCCCTGGGGGTGTGATGGGAGGGAAGGCAGGCACTGGGCAGCTCCCAGTGGGATGCAGCACTTGGGACTCTGGTGAGCATGTTGGCTACAGCTTGAGTACTACCTAGGGGATGCATGTTTTGTCCCTGTAGTAGTCTGACCTTGGCTGGGCACCAGGCACCCACCAAGCTCTGCTATTACTCCCCTTCCCAGCGGGACAGGGTAGAgaaaaataagatggaaaagaACTAGTAGGCTGAGATAAGGCAACTTACtaaagcaaaaaaggaaaagtgaaagTTTATGTGTGCAtaagcaaagagaaaagctaATCTCTACTTCCCATCAGCGAGTGATGTTTAGAcacttcctgggaagcagggctTCAGCACTTGTAGTGGTTGCTCCAGAAGGCAAACACTAAAATAATGACTGCCCTCCATTCCTCTTACATCCCTTAGCTTTTATATCTGAGCTGACATCATATGttgtggaatatccctttggttaATTTTGGCAGTGGGCCTCATTGTGCCCACTCCCAGGATCTTGCCCACTCTCAGACCCTTGCTGGGGGGGGTTAAGAGTTCATTTTCCGTTGGAAGCTTTCACAGTGCTATGCTTGCATGGGTAGCTGGAAAGGTGTTGATAATACACCAGTGTTTTGGGTACCGCTGAGCAGCACTATTTCTCTGTCTGAGTCAGAGCCAATACAGTCTCCCTGCTCTTCTGTTTgccagctggaggagctgaagcAGGAAGTGTCCAGCCTGACAGCCAAAGgactgcagctggaggaggagaagcagcagctggacagcCTTGTCACCAGCCTCCAGAGCTCCCTCTCTGAGAGCCACCGGGCCCAAGAGAGACTGAAGCGAGACCTGCAGGCACGGGCTGCCGAGGAGCAGGCTGAGCGGCTGGCTGCCCTCAGTGCCCAGCATGAGCAGGCCCTGCGGGAAAGGGacgctgccctgcagcagctccagcaggccAACGCAACCCTTAGCAGCCAGCTGCAGGCCGTGGATGAAGAGAAGGCTGCACTGAGCCGCAAGGTTGGTGAACTGGAAGCCCGGATCCTGGAGCtgggtgcccagcagcagcagggagtggcagcagaggcactgaaagcccagctgcaggagctggagggcaGGCTAAAGGAGAGCCAGCAGAGGCTGGCTGAAAAGGAGAAGCTGGCCCGGGAGAACAGCCgcctgcaggaacagctgctctTCCTGGAGGAATCCCTGCGGAACACTGAGGGTATATTGGAGGATGAGAAGAGACGGGCAGCTGAGTGCCTGGAGGGCAACCTGGCCAGGATCGCTGAGCTGGAGGCAGAGAGACAGCAGCTGGTTCAGGGCCGGGAGCCAGCTCTGCCGGAGCAGGGTGAGGAGCTGGCCACACGCCAAGTGTCAGAAGAGAGCCGGGAGCAGCCTCTGggagcctctcctgctgccGATGAAGAGTGTAGGCGGCTGAAGGAGGAAATGCAGGTGCTGAGCCGGGAGCACAGCCGGACctgtcagcagctgcaggctgagcaggagaaggtggctgtgctggaggcccaggcagAGCGGTTGGCTAGCCTCCAGGCTGACTTGTCCAGCGCTCAATCATGggcaaaggagaaggagagtgAGGAGCAGAAGCTGAGGGCTGAGATTTCATCCCTTCAGGAGAAgatggcagtggcagagcaaGCAGCAGCCCAGCATGTGGCCAAGCTAGAGGCGGatgcccagagagctgctgaggcactggagggagtttcccagcagctgtcccAGGAGAAGCTCAAGTCCAAGGAGTTGGAAGGCACCATGGATCAGCTGCGGATTGCAGAGAAGGAGCTGGTGTCCCTCCGCTCTGCCGTGCAGGAGAAGGAGAGCTGGAAGGAACAAGTGTCCCAGTGTGTCCAGGAGATTGAGAGGAAGAATAGCCTGAtcagcagcctggagcaggaggtcTCCATCTTCCGTCACCAagtgaaagagaaggaaggggagAGCAAGGAGCTGAAACGCCTGATCCTGGCTGAGTCAGAGAAGAGCAAGAAGCTGGAGGAGAGGCTGCGGGTGCTGCAGACAGAGATGGCCACCGCAGCCTCCCGTGCAGCTGAGAGGTGCTCATTGATGAAGGTGGACGTGCAGCGGTGCCAGGATGAGATGGAGAAGCAGCGGATGACCATTGAGGCCCTAAAGAGGGACCGCCATAGCCAGAGCGAGCGGGAGGACGAGCTGCGGCAGGAGGCAAAGGTCTGCCAGGACAAGTGCTTAcagaaggagcagctcctggctgctctgcagcaggagctcgACAGTACTCGGGCCAAGCATGCCTCCCTAGAAAGCCAGCACCGCCAGGACCTGGAGCAGAGAGCAAAAGCTGTGTCCATGCTGCAAGCCGAGCTAGCGCAGGCCAAGCTGGAGGCGGTGGAGGTGCCGTCACTGCgggagcagctggcagaaaaGGAGCGGGCCATTCAGCGGCTGCAGGCTgatgcagcagaggcaggggcacagctggcagggctgcaacAGGCCAATGCTCGGCTGGCCGAGGAGAACCAGGGGCTCAGCAAGAGCCGCAGCCAAGGGCAGCGGCAGCTGGAGGCGGAACTGGGCCAAGCCAGGGAGcggcacaggcaggagctggagcagctgcggGCAGCATCTGAGAAGCTGGTgaccagcagcaggcaggaggctaAGGAGGTAGTACAGAAGCTGGAGGACCTGAGTAAGGAGTATGAGAGCAGCAAGGCGGCAGCCttggaagagaggaagaaactcctggaagagaagcagagaCTGACAAGTCAGGTAGGGGTTCCACTCCCGGCAGGAGGGATGTGGATGGGGGAGCCCTCCTGAAAAATGGTGGTGTTCAGCCTTCTGCACACCCCTGAATCCATgtcctgctcagcacagggactAGGAGTGTGGGACACATTTCTAGGTGTGAAAGGGACTGTCACATTCAGGTGCTGGAGTAtttccagagaagggcagcgaTGCTGGGGAATGATCTGGAGCACCAGTCTGATGAGCAGCAGCtaagggggttggggggggctaagcctggagaaaaggaagctggGGGGGGCGGGAACTGTCTCTCCCCTGAAAGGGTGACAGAGCTCCCTGAAAAGAGGATGCAGCCAGATGGGGGTCTCCCAGGTAACTTGTTCTGCCAGTTAACAAGTGGCGTGACAATAGGAAATAGTTTCAAGTTGTGCCTGGGGAGgcttaggttggatattaggaaaaaattccttccctgaaagggttgtccagccctggcacagtctgcccatggcagtggcaGAGTCCCTATCCTTGGAGGGATTTAACAGACATGTGGACATGGATTAGTGGTGGTCTTGGCAGTGCACTCagtctcag
The sequence above is a segment of the Haemorhous mexicanus isolate bHaeMex1 chromosome 2, bHaeMex1.pri, whole genome shotgun sequence genome. Coding sequences within it:
- the NUMA1 gene encoding nuclear mitotic apparatus protein 1 isoform X4: MTSESLRNSKEGSGQEPDRLATMSLHGARVAALLAWVNSTKVCPDPLNDLSQLQDCSVFIRIIHKIHGSKEGESVLEQPLPERISFIHGFLQKHCRHKLAAENLVSAQKLLDGEELALAKVAVLLLYHTSMSSKNSGDWNEFDYKTQVELASIVKFVLDNEECLNENLEPFLQRKEPSLSSVSSSSSEEHSPLLPLPHKREVHFLELQRIASFPSTNLPSTPSSPMGDIMQTPQFQLRRLKVQLAFERKKQEELEVEVAENHKLVMEKDAQITTMQQQIDRLVKLNEKQAEDQLEPKEMEELREKNESLVGRLHEAFRQCQDLKTEKAQMDRKINQLSEENGDLSFKLREIASNMVQLQRALNELSEEHNTAMAQSQEKQRQLEKELHAALQDKKCSEEKIEILQGKISMLEDQLAKLEECSTQEKGEVMGDILKLEELKQEVSSLTAKGLQLEEEKQQLDSLVTSLQSSLSESHRAQERLKRDLQARAAEEQAERLAALSAQHEQALRERDAALQQLQQANATLSSQLQAVDEEKAALSRKVGELEARILELGAQQQQGVAAEALKAQLQELEGRLKESQQRLAEKEKLARENSRLQEQLLFLEESLRNTEGILEDEKRRAAECLEGNLARIAELEAERQQLVQGREPALPEQGEELATRQVSEESREQPLGASPAADEECRRLKEEMQVLSREHSRTCQQLQAEQEKVAVLEAQAERLASLQADLSSAQSWAKEKESEEQKLRAEISSLQEKMAVAEQAAAQHVAKLEADAQRAAEALEGVSQQLSQEKLKSKELEGTMDQLRIAEKELVSLRSAVQEKESWKEQVSQCVQEIERKNSLISSLEQEVSIFRHQVKEKEGESKELKRLILAESEKSKKLEERLRVLQTEMATAASRAAERCSLMKVDVQRCQDEMEKQRMTIEALKRDRHSQSEREDELRQEAKVCQDKCLQKEQLLAALQQELDSTRAKHASLESQHRQDLEQRAKAVSMLQAELAQAKLEAVEVPSLREQLAEKERAIQRLQADAAEAGAQLAGLQQANARLAEENQGLSKSRSQGQRQLEAELGQARERHRQELEQLRAASEKLVTSSRQEAKEVVQKLEDLSKEYESSKAAALEERKKLLEEKQRLTSQVEQLEIIQKDQTKQVDELNKKLTQHEKATWTQQQRVKSLPCPQALEGELQAAVTSHQEKVAELQVQLTQKEQAAEHYKGQMEKAKSHYDAKKQQNQELSEKLKAMEHLQKENTELQSKSERLAKELQQSILQAKESEMSCKDLTSQIRSLEAQVQELSKFQGKTATVKGHETSFENVADQSTDSLDEAQLLNSTRKATSSHLEVSVPSESEESLLSQRLPQRKSSLESLYFTPIHSETPSQLQSSAKFAGDFSLDSGCKTRSARRRTTINITMTDKQAESEELVCIKNIPLARSTKTSSPAKGRLRSGASTRSLTSFPSQETLAKLEASSPEKTSGHSVLLGLPGYRPVTRSSLRLQRTSSSSLGRSTMKLGMCQDEPEQLDDWNRIAELQRRNQARPPHLKTSYPLESMPSTSLGTITDEDVKMGDPEETLQRGSRQTSQIIATGSQRSSQGSSITTRQQRKRLSEETHQGPDTPPSKKPTSCFPRPQTTQDRSAQSGSQASQDSEQPAPATPAQRRQSMAFSILNTPRELGRRLLRRAVAQRSTPKSSSGTRRSSRIAKSPKGKASRQSRKNTHS